CACCGACCGCATCGATGGAGTCCATTGCGAATGTGCTCGAGTTCACCGATGCCCACGATGTCATAAGTCTGGCGCTGGAGCAGGCGCGACTGGCTTTCGAGGAGCAACGCCTGGACATGAATATGCTCGAGTTCGGGcacaatcaacagcagcacaatTCGCAGCACtcgcagcatcatcagcagcaatcGCATCCGCATCAACCCTCACAGCCGGGACAACAGTTGAGCGCCTTCCAAGCGGCGCCCGCGTTGAGGCAGAAACTCCACGCTTTGGGCAGCGGTCGTCTGACGGTGCACAAGTGGCCGTATCTCCCGGTGGGTTTCACACGTAGCAACAAGGAAATCGTCCGCACCATGAACGCCATTCAGCCGATGCTGCAGAGTGCCTTCCACTGTAAGTCGCGCGGCGGCTCCGCCGGCTCTAAGGATGCCAGCTCCTACAACACGGTGAGTGGACCGCTCACCTGGCGGCAGTTTCATCGTCTCGCCGGACGTGCGTCGGGTCAATGTGAACCTCAGCCGATCCCTTCGGTCGTGGTGGGTTACGAGAAGGATTGGATCTCGGTGGCACCGCATTCCATACACTATTGGGACAAGTTTCTGCTGGAGCCTTACTCCTATGCTCGGGACGTCGTCTATGTCGTGGTGTGTCCGGATAATGAGCATGTTGCGGCGCACACTCGGACTTATTTCCGTGAGCTGAGCAGCACCTACGAGATGTGCAAACTAGGGCGGCACACGCCCATACGCGGCTGGGATGGTGTGCTCCAAGTCGGAGcacccaacaacaataacaacaacaacggagcTCCTGGGGAACGTGAGACACCGCTGGATGACTGGCTTCGCACGCTGGAGCATGCGCCGCTTGCAGATCAAATCCGACGCTATGCCATGGCCTTTCTCTATCAGCTGGCGCCGTATTTGAGTCGGGTGCCCAACGATAAGACGTTGCTCAATCCACCCGATGCCAGTGGCAGTCACCAGGGCAGCAAGGGACAGTCGGGGAATGCAACGCAGTCACAGACGGGCGCCTCAGCGCCTGGCACGGATCATGCTAGCGATGGCACTACGCTTATCAAGCTCGAGCCTGGCACAgagcagacgacgacgacggggCAACAggatcaacagcagcaacaacagcagcagcaggataGCAAGCAGGATGTGAAGCCGGGTGTGGCGGGAGCTGGAGCAGGCGGCGCTGGCGCCGATGCCAAGCCAGCTCTCGTGCTCGGCGATCCGCTGGGCATGGGCGAAACCCTCGAGGATATAAATCCCTCCGCGATTGTGTTGTACGTGGTCAATCCCTTTACCTTTGCCTCGGACAGCGTTGAGCTGGAGCGTTTGGCCTTGATTGCGCTGTTGCGTTGCTATGCGGAACTGTTGAAAGCGGTGCCCGACTCGGTGCGCGCCCAGATGAACATACAGATCATCTCGCTGGAATCGATCATGGAGCTCGGTCCGGCGGGCAACCGACGTCGCTTCTCCGATGAGATCAAGTGCCTGGCACTCAACATATTCTCGCAGTGTCGTCGGCATTTGGTGCATGCGCAGCCGGTGAAGAGTCTGACGGGCTTTGGCACCGCCGCCAACATGGAGGCGTTCCTCAAGACCAAGGATGAACCCAACCGGAGGGCGTACAAAATGTACACAGCGCCCTTTGTGTTGGCGCCGATGCATGAGCGGAACGACAAGACGGACTTCTCCAGGGCAGCGGGAAGCATGCACGGTCAGAATGAGACTCGCTATTCGGTGATGTATTGCAATTACTGTCTGAGCGAGGATCAGGCTTGGTTGCTGGCCACCGCTACCGATGAACGGGGCGAACTCCTCGAGAAGGTCTGCATCAACATCGATGTGCCGAATCGTGCGCGACGACGCAAAGCTCCGGCTCGTTATGTGGCATTGCGTAAGCTGATGGACTTTGTCATGGGTCTTATATCGCAGACGTCGCAAATGTGGCGTCTGGTCATCGGACGCATCGGTCGCATTGGGCACAGCGAACTGAAGTCTTGGAGCTATTTGCTGAGcaagcaacagctgcagaaGGCTTCGAAGCAGTTCAAGGACATGTGCAAACAGTGTACGCTCATGTATCCACCGACCATTCTCAGCGCGTGTCTTGTCACACTCGAACCGGACGCCAAGTTGCGTGTGATGCCCGATCAGTTTACGCCCGACGAACGCTTCTCACAGATCTCAATGCAGAATCCGCTCTCCACGCCACAGGACGTGACCTGTACTCACATCTTGGTCTTCCCCACGAGTGCTGTTTGTGCGGTGAGTTGAAagtttattctttatttttaagtatgaCAAAAGGCACAAGGAAGTTAGTTATTGGGAATCTAATTTAGGCTTAGATTTAAGTTCATAAAGTGGTTTAAACTGAGTGACCGACTAACTGCATGAATGATTTACACAGCAGAGCTGAAGTGGTAAGACTCAGGAGgctgaaaaattaatttaggTTTCAATCTATATAAATTCAACTTCTTATCCTGACTGACTGACCAACAGACTGACGGATTTATACAGTAGAGTTTAAATGGTAAGACCCAGAAGgctgaaaaattaatttaggCATTAATATATAAGCACTCAACTGTTTATCCTGACTGACTGAGGAACAGACTGACTGAACTATTAACGCTCAACCCAAGCGGTAAGTGGTAGGAGACTAAAATTTGTACCTTAAAggtttttaatacaatatacaatttgattgTGCAATAAAACTAGGTTGTCCGAAATTCAATCCAAATTTATTAAGGTATCAATGCAAACCCAAGCGgtaagagctaggaggctgACATTTTTACCTCACACAACTTCCTCAATATAATCGTGCAATAAGACTAGGGTTTTCAAAGTAAAGCAATAGAAACTGATTGAACTATCAATGCAAATCCCCTATGGTAAGAGCTTGAAGGCTGTagtattttcaaaacaaaatttgtactAGTAATGAGCTGAATATTGGATAATACAGATTGCTAAAGTCcttgaaagaaaaaaaatcaaatgagaTGTTCGGTTAGTAATTAAATAGATAAAACATCCTAGATTTagttgtttgttattattgacctaaaaatgagaaaacagAGCTCCTAAAACATTAGTGACTTTATGGgtaatttcttcttttctgcttgaatttaataatttactaatttcaatattttcttttttgatatTGTAGTCCTTTACACGCCAATTCCAAAACGAACCGCCGGTGGAAGATGATTTCATCTTCGGCGAGGGCGAAGAGGGCAACGAGGACTTTAGCGATGCCGACATCGGAGATCTCTTCTGGGACTGTGAGTATTGTCGCTTTGTAAACATCAAAAAACTTCCGTAACCAACAATActgactctctctcttctcgTAGCTCACATGGATCGCGTTTCGAATCACGGCAGTCCAGGTCGCATGGAGGACAATCGCAGCTGGCAAAGTCCCGGCGGCAACAACTTCAAGTGCACGCCTCCCCAAGAAGTCGAGGAGGTAGGAAGTAACTTTACTGTTCATAGCTTTCACTTTACTAATCATTGCATGTTCTTTTAGGTGGGATCGCTGAATCAGCAACCGATATCGGTGGGTTATATGGTGTCCACAGCGCCAACAGGTCGAATGCCCGCCTGGTTCTGGTCGGCATGCCCGCATCTCGAGGATGTGTGTCCAGTCTTCCTAAAGACGGCGCTGCATTTGCATGTGCCCAACATACAGATTGCCGACGATATACTCAACTCGACCAATGCCCATCAATCGGCCAACGATCATCCGCTGGACTCAACGCTCACCGCCGACGTCCTTCGCTTCGTGCTCGAGGGCTACAATGCACTCTCATGGCTGGCACTCGATTCGAATACACACGATCGTCTCTCCTGTCTGCCCATCAATGTGCAGACGCTGATGGATCTTTACTATCTAACAGCGGCCATTGCGTAGGCAGCATCAACAGAACAGCACACATAACAGagcagtaacagtaacagtagcAATAACAGTGGCAGTAAATGTAAACTGCAGTCGTAATATTAACAGTAACAGTCGCATGCTTCCGTTTGCTGTACttccaaaaagaaaacaaaaagaaaaacaaaaacaaatagcaGAAATCCACAAGtgctataattaaaatacaaacatagaatatgaatgaaatccaaatgaaaccaaaaagaaacaacaccaagcaaccaaaaccagcaatggcaaaaacaaatgaaaaaatgaagTTAACAGTCCAAGAAGAAAAGTAAAAGCGCGCGGTAACAGTAAAAGTCGCTGCTGCGAAACCATTtttgaacagcaacaacgcaCACAACAAagagaagaacaacaacaaccatacaGAGTTACAGTTTTAGCGcgtattaaaaacaacaacaacaacacgagagccttgtaattaaaaacagcagcagccttaCAGCcttacaacaacagcaacaacagcacaggGTGTGTGCGATAGATGGAACGAtagatcgatcgatcgatagATAGTTATCGATTGATTTGATGAACCGATGATTAAGCGACTTACCCGTTAAGTCTTGTGTAGCAACAGCattactatttattaatatatatattgagaaTTGTATAGTGCgagaattgttttttttaggcTGGCGTTCGTTTTagtgtttaatatttatacatatacaacaacaacaaaagagaaatggaaaaaaaaatccacatcaagaaaaacaaaacaaaacaaccacACATAGGGgcgtatttatatatattatatacttaggttcatatatacaattaattaagcaaagaaaacaaaaacaaaacaaaattagttAAGCAGCaatgagaaagagaggaagcaaattaaacatatttagcGAGTAAGTAAAGAAAAGtttgtacatatttacaaCCAATTTGCCGTAAGCattaagaacaacaacaacaaaccaacaacaacaacaacaataataattatatatgaaaaaataataagcatattaacataaattaaaactaaataaacaaacacaacgtataattatacaaaaaaaggaaaacgtagcttacaaaaacaaaaaaaaaaacaaaaacctaattaaatcgtaaattaaattaataaattgtgtaaatttttTGTGCAAAGCGAGCAttagtttaaattattataaaaatgcaacaacaaattaatgttaaagcgacaactcacacacacacacaaacacttatACAaagacactcacacatacaaacgGACAAAGCggaacacacacagacatataTACAAAAGGAAACAGTATACTGTACATGcatatataacaattatatatatactatatatagaaagagcgatatataaacaattatatCTGGACGCTAAGCGCAGatcagaagaagaagaagagcatgAAGGGGCGGGAGCTGGGGTTTTATGGTATAAGGGAAAAGTAAAGTCAGTAATTAGATTGAGCGACAGTTTATTGTAAATTGCGTTTATTTGTTGACATAGGCAACTTTTGTacttcgcacacacacacacgaacacagacacacacacacacacatccacataGCCAAttgtttaacaataaattacttaaaagcgaaatatgtgtacaaattaacataataatGTGGTTACAAAGAAAAGctttctacacacacacacacacacacatacaaaacacatacactcacacacttgaagagaatttcattttttatatagcaCGTTTCAAGATTTTCGCTAGACTTAAGTTTTGCATCAActaaacgaaaacaacaacaaataattaaacaatgaaattatttttacctgtgtattttaattagcatAATTTATCAACAaagcgaaacaacaacaaaaagtactATTACAAAGACGTTTTTAAACAGAACAGATTTACATTTAAGTAGTTTGGTTTTTCATTTagtattctattttttttgtgtaataaacaaacaatgatttgcaatttattttcgtattatttcgtttttcttttctctttgtttttaaGTCTTCGCTCAGGTCCAGTTCACATAGTTAGCGGATCAGTCATATCTATAAAGCatcattaaaaaagaaaaccaaaaaaaaaaaggaaatacaaataaaacgatGCACGCtgtacataaaaaatgcttCAACAATAATTTCTAGAATTTTTCCAAAAAAAGACGTAgctacaaaaagaaaaacagaaataaaattttctaaatgaaaaattttcaaaaaaaaaaaaaaagtaaaaaatttcCTAGCTAAGGTTTCAGTTCAACTCTCATTTTATCTGCGGGGTAAAAAGGGGTGGGGGaaaccaagaacaacaacaacaacaacaaagagcaaatatttaaaaaatatatagcaataatttttaatcgtaattcacatacacacaaacacgaacacactcatacattcacacacatacagagagcGAGCGCAGGCGAAacttacatataaataaaaagagcagcaacaaatgacaacaagaacaacaacaaaacgcattcataaataaacaaaaaatgaattaaaaccAAAATGGAGGGAACAGTTTTTTAAAATCAACTCAATTTACGAGTTGAAACCATTTtctaagaaaaataaaagcaaaacaacaaaaaaaaatgctaatcGACTCGTGTAACTTTTTCCAAAAGTAAgggtcaacaaaaaaaaacaaaaacaaaattcgtTCGGCATTTCCAGTGGAAGCGTCGACGAATtgccaagcaaagcaaaaacaaaacaaacgcaaaacagaaagcaaaaaaaaaaatgaatatacatataaaaaattgtaaagtaGTTAAGCGAAAATTTCGAAGGCTTGAGATTAACAATTTTtgcggcaaaaaaaaaacaaaacaaacgaataaaaacgatttaaagaaaacattaCATAAGTGCATTAAGCGTTTGGAGGAGGAAAACCATTTACTAGCCTAGCCCctagcctaaaagtatgcaattactaagttaataaatttgttaaggTTAGTTTCGAGGTTAGTTTTACGCGCGGCGAATCAAAAAGCGGcgaaacacacatacacacagagagacactcggagccacacacacacacacatacatatacatacataggccaaattcaaattgaaaacaaaattaattatacttAGGCGGCgacaaagaacaaaaaaaaacaaaaattaaattaatgaaagcgacaaaaagaaaaaaacaaaatccaaaaatgcatttgtttataaaacaaatggGCGAATGTTAAAAAAAcgccatatatatatacaatacatatatacatgaatacatacataaattagaTGGCAGtggaagcgagagagagagagttttgAGGAGGAGGAGATAAGAAAACGATGTCAAAATCTAGCTACAGAATtgcatattatatacaattataataattatataatggacaaaacaaaacaaaacacacattcaaacacacacacacacaaaatgttgttgtagtaaaattacaattaagttttgttttgctacCGAACGATAGATGGCGTTGACGAGTTTAAACTGTAATGAGAAGCatagcaaaaaaaagtcaagcgaaaacacaaaaacaaagtcaaattttaaatgtgcaaagtgtaaaatgcaaaagaaaaccaaaacacaaattgaaaaccaaataatttttttgcaaattctttataattattaaaaccGGTTTTTGGCGAGCaggcaaaatacaaaaaaaaaaaaacaaaaccaaaacattacaaaaaaaaacacatttttccaataaaaattaaagaaatgaaaacaatgaaTTTCAACGAGCTTagttttactttactttaaaaatttggGGCGACGCTGACCAATGCTGGAATAGAATTCCTTGAGCTTTGCATTGAATTCAAAGCCTCCCGCATGACGATTTGTCTTCCAAGCTGCCAACAATATTTCCACATCGTACTCGACGTTGTCATCATCAAGGCCCACTGTGAAAtcgagtgaaagagagagagagacagtgaattaaatttccaattgGTTCCAGTGAACACTCAATCTACTTACGCACAACCATCTCCTTTACCTCCCACTCATATTCGTAGCGCTtgtgcaaaaacaacaacaagttgtgCAGTTTGCTTGTGTTGAGCTTCTGCGTAATGCGATGATTTTTCAAGTGCGCATCATCGTTCCATATGCGCACACGTTGCCACATGTACTCGATGCGATCCCGGGTTAGACGCAGTGCTTCCAGTATATGCTTTAGTacgaaaatgtttttattcagGCGCACCGATAGGTGATCTATACTCTCTTGTGTGCGACGCGTTGTCTTCCTGTCGCCGCAGTTCAATTCATTTTGatgcattaaaataaagctATAGGTTTTGGCGTAACTTGTCAACTgtttgttgccatttgttATTAAGTGATGCCAACACTCTACATCTTCTTTAAGTTTAGCCGGCATTTGATTTAATTCCTTAAAAGCTGAACGATGAGAAGCCATTTCTTAAATTACCAATTGCGTGCAATAAAACTCGAAAGCGTAATTAGACAACACTGCAGGAAAAGCGCAACTTTTTGCACACATCGCCTTTAATCGATAGTATTGATCGTAATTAGTGCGTGGGatcagtgctgccaatttggatttttttccGTCAAATCTGGCTTTTTTTGAAGGCTAAATGCGggaaaaatttgtgaattgcGGGAATTGTGAAAAGCGGGAATTCTAgcttttttataaattctgtTGGCTTTTTccaactttttttgtgttgttaacacaaaagtacaaaaagtacaaaatatggaaaagtgGCAGCTTTACGATAGTCACTTATAAACAATCCAGAAAATGTGTTGGCGTATCGATTGTTTTCTCAAATTTTGGTCTTTAAAGATTCTGGTGAAAACCGGAGATTTTTTGAGTTGGCAACTGTGGCCATCCAAATATTGTGTTTGCCCTGGTCATACGCGATTTCTGGCTATTTGCCAGGTTAACCTAATTAAATCCAAATTAAGGAATGCATTTTAAGCATAAGTtaaagtattaatttcaagcaaaagatatactctattaatttttattgtaataaagAGAATCGGATTGTGACGGATGGGAAAATGCTGCGTCGACTATGAAGTGCCTATAAAATATCTGCAGATGATAGGCACTAATATGACATACGCAAATGAGACAGACTAAGGAGATAAcgataaaataatgcaaatctttatcttttaaacaaaaatgaacttaataaattgttatttttgaagacttttttctcttttttttgatacatttgtttttagctttttttttttggattttttaataatttttttgagcttttttctccatttattccgtcaaaaacagctttttttgCTGGTCAAAAGTGGCAAAAGTGCTAGTGATGCAAACATCGTAAGTTTGGCATATCGTTTGGCTATCGATTAGCAGCTATATCGATCATCACTAGCAAGGACCAATGGCGCGTGTCAATTACAAGCTGCCATTTTCCAACACTGTTTTGCCTTGCGTGTTTGTGTTCTGGtgcattttgattaaatattaactaTAGCATCAACATAACTAGTTGAAGATCGCCTTAATTGCGCGCTTGTTACGTCTGACCCGCCAATTCACCCCGCACCCCGCCTCCCGCTGCCGACGGGCAATTAGCTGCAAGCTAgttccttcttctttttttggggtcGCTGTCAGGCGCTGAAGCTGCAAACATGAATTACTGTGCGTTGATTGCGTTTAAGGCTTGATTGTGCaccaggcaacaacaacaacaacaacatcgagtaTATGTAAGTTGCAAGCACAAATTGCTGTTCTTTTGTGGCAGAGCGCGCGGCAAactggttttctttttgttgctgctgttcgtttTTGGTCTGCACTGCATTAATTATCAACAAATCATTTTTGTAGCACTGAAGGGCGCATTTATCAGCGATTATGCATGGCAGGCAGGCTCAGTGGAAGAGGAGTGGAGGGGAGGCGGCGCCGCAAGTGTCGCGCAACATGTGTACGCCTGGCAGCTTTTGCAGCCTTGCAACGGATGTGCAAGGCATCTGAaggtttcatttttttggtgGCTCGATTTTTGTGATCTTGACGTGCCGCCACCGAATTTGTCAGCCCAATGTCCAAGGCAAGATCTCGATGGTAACTGGCGTCGGCAACATGACATGACGTtgataagcaaaaacaaagcaaaccaGCATTGCAATtaagatatttttatgtaaattaatgTGCTCGAAGACAGAAGGCAGCTAGAATGAAGCAGCGAGCGCGATGCGTGCAACTTACAAATAAGTACAAGATGCAGTCAGCAGCGAACCGCGCgcatttttaattggaaagcatagcacaaaaaaaaggaagcaacaaaaaatcgCAAGTCCGGCCAGCAAAACAAACGGGCAACAAAAAGTGACGCACCGAAAATTTATTGTCTCATGCTGCCAAAGAGCAAAGAGCGCAAAACCGATCGGagaacaaacacacacagaaaaaagcCAACGAAGACGCAAcgaaacaaacagcaaaaggagtaacaacaacaagaacaacgatGCATTGGAACAACTCCCTTTCGTTACTTAGGCATTTATGTCTGGCACTTGACACATTTTGTTATGGCATTTTTGCTACCGCGCTCAGCTTCAGCATCGACTTTGTTGACCCAATCAAAATTCCAGCATCTTGCACTTGAATGCGTTTAATTTGTAAGCTGAGTCTGAAACAACTGATCTTGATATACtcacaaacaaatacatatatactacatatatacaata
This is a stretch of genomic DNA from Drosophila albomicans strain 15112-1751.03 chromosome 3, ASM965048v2, whole genome shotgun sequence. It encodes these proteins:
- the LOC117572119 gene encoding uncharacterized protein LOC117572119 → MASHRSAFKELNQMPAKLKEDVECWHHLITNGNKQLTSYAKTYSFILMHQNELNCGDRKTTRRTQESIDHLSVRLNKNIFVLKHILEALRLTRDRIEYMWQRVRIWNDDAHLKNHRITQKLNTSKLHNLLLFLHKRYEYEWEVKEMVVLGLDDDNVEYDVEILLAAWKTNRHAGGFEFNAKLKEFYSSIGQRRPKFLK